Proteins encoded together in one Variovorax paradoxus EPS window:
- a CDS encoding branched-chain amino acid ABC transporter substrate-binding protein: protein MKFALKIATAAILAASATGALAQKGETVKIAWLDPLSGLMAAVGTNQLKTFQFLAEEFNKKNAAGVKFEVIGIDNKLSPQETTAALRSAMDQGARYVVQGNGSGPALAIIDALEKHNARNPGKEVLYINYAAVDPDLTNSKCSYWHFRLDADTSMKMEALTTFMKDQPEIKKVYLINQNYSHGQQVSKFAKDNLKSKRPDVEIVGDDLHPLAQVRDFAPYIAKIKASGADTVITGNWGSDLALLIKSANDSGLNVKFYTYYAVTNGTPTAMGAASDGKVYQVGYSHYNAPGPVQPLMNEFKKRFNDDMYTTDIYTVYAMLSEAFVRTKSTEPVKVAAAMEGMKFKSFNGDVEMRKADHQLQQGLWITRWQKADAKNPYSPENTGYTLAPVKYYEPYVSSTPTTCQMKRPGAAAS, encoded by the coding sequence GTGAAGTTCGCTCTGAAAATCGCTACCGCAGCCATCCTTGCCGCGAGTGCCACCGGTGCTCTGGCCCAGAAGGGTGAAACCGTCAAGATCGCATGGCTGGACCCGCTCTCGGGCCTCATGGCCGCGGTGGGCACGAACCAGCTCAAGACCTTCCAGTTCCTGGCCGAAGAATTCAACAAGAAGAACGCGGCCGGCGTGAAGTTCGAAGTCATCGGCATCGACAACAAGCTGAGCCCCCAGGAAACCACCGCCGCGCTGCGCTCGGCCATGGACCAGGGCGCGCGCTACGTGGTGCAGGGCAACGGCTCCGGCCCCGCGCTCGCCATCATCGATGCGCTCGAGAAGCACAACGCCCGCAACCCGGGCAAGGAAGTGCTGTACATCAACTACGCGGCCGTCGACCCCGACCTCACCAACAGCAAGTGCAGCTACTGGCACTTCCGCCTCGATGCCGACACCTCCATGAAGATGGAGGCGCTGACCACCTTCATGAAGGACCAGCCCGAGATCAAGAAGGTCTACCTCATCAACCAGAACTACTCGCACGGCCAGCAGGTCTCCAAGTTCGCCAAGGACAACCTGAAGTCCAAGCGCCCCGACGTGGAAATCGTCGGCGACGACCTGCACCCGCTGGCGCAGGTGCGCGACTTCGCGCCGTACATCGCCAAGATCAAGGCGTCGGGCGCCGACACGGTCATCACCGGCAACTGGGGCTCCGACCTGGCCCTCCTCATCAAGTCGGCCAACGACTCGGGCCTGAACGTCAAGTTCTACACCTACTACGCCGTGACCAACGGCACGCCGACCGCCATGGGCGCGGCCTCGGACGGCAAGGTCTACCAGGTGGGCTACAGCCACTACAACGCACCGGGCCCGGTGCAGCCGCTGATGAACGAGTTCAAGAAGCGCTTCAACGACGACATGTACACCACCGACATCTACACGGTGTACGCGATGCTGAGCGAAGCCTTCGTGCGCACCAAGTCGACCGAACCCGTGAAGGTCGCGGCCGCGATGGAAGGCATGAAGTTCAAGAGCTTCAATGGCGACGTCGAGATGCGCAAGGCCGACCACCAGCTGCAGCAGGGGCTGTGGATCACGCGCTGGCAGAAGGCCGACGCCAAGAACCCGTACAGCCCCGAAAACACCGGCTACACGCTGGCACCGGTGAAGTACTACGAGCCCTACGTCTCGAGCACCCCGACGACGTGCCAGATGAAGCGACCCGGCGCCGCGGCTTCCTGA
- the msrB gene encoding peptide-methionine (R)-S-oxide reductase MsrB has product MTNPVQKTDAEWKAVLAEKGAEPAAFEVTRHAATERPFTGKYEAHWDDGTYHCVCCGAKLFESGTKFDAGCGWPSFSEEAVPGAIKNIVDRSHGMVRTENVCANCGAHLGHVFPDGPTETGLRYCMNSASLDFQKK; this is encoded by the coding sequence ATGACCAATCCCGTACAGAAAACCGACGCCGAATGGAAAGCCGTGCTCGCTGAAAAAGGCGCGGAACCCGCCGCCTTCGAAGTGACCCGCCACGCCGCCACCGAACGCCCCTTCACTGGCAAGTACGAAGCGCACTGGGACGACGGCACGTACCACTGCGTGTGCTGCGGCGCCAAGCTGTTCGAGTCGGGCACCAAGTTCGACGCCGGCTGCGGCTGGCCCAGCTTCTCGGAAGAAGCGGTGCCCGGCGCCATCAAGAACATCGTCGACCGCTCGCACGGCATGGTGCGCACCGAGAATGTCTGCGCCAATTGCGGCGCACACCTCGGGCACGTGTTCCCCGACGGCCCGACGGAAACGGGCCTGCGCTATTGCATGAACTCGGCGTCGCTCGATTTCCAGAAAAAATAA
- a CDS encoding protein adenylyltransferase SelO produces MSLLAEDTDVADLGLRWKPGFAALGPAFLTHLRPTPLPDPYWVGHSEAVARELGLPADWRQSDTTLAALTGSLPASGTNPFATVYSGHQFGVWAGQLGDGRAIMLGETEGGLEVQLKGAGRTPYSRGGDGRAVLRSSIREFLCSEAMHGLGIPTTRALSVTGSDARVYREEPESAAVVARVAPSFIRFGHFEHFAANQREDELRALTDYVIDRYYPACRTTDRFNGNAYAAFLEAVSERTAALLAQWQAVGFCHGVMNTDNMSILGLTIDYGPFQFLDGFDPRHICNHSDTSGRYAFNQQPNVAYWNLFCLAQALLPLIGDQEVAVAALESYKTVFPNAFEARMRAKLGLADAAEADRALIEGVLKLLAAGKVDYTIFWRRLSQYMADGNAEPVRDLFLDRAGFDAWLLSFSERHAQSVRSEAADLMLQLNPKYVLRNHLGQQAIEAAAQKDFSGVATLLTLLETPFEEHSGADAYAGFPPDWASTIEISCSS; encoded by the coding sequence ATGAGCCTGCTTGCTGAAGACACGGACGTCGCTGACCTGGGATTGCGCTGGAAACCTGGTTTCGCGGCTCTCGGCCCCGCCTTTCTCACCCATCTGCGTCCCACGCCCCTGCCCGACCCGTACTGGGTGGGCCACAGCGAGGCGGTGGCGCGCGAACTGGGGTTACCCGCCGATTGGCGGCAATCGGACACCACGCTCGCGGCGCTGACCGGCAGCCTGCCGGCTTCCGGCACCAACCCTTTCGCCACGGTCTACAGCGGGCACCAGTTCGGCGTGTGGGCCGGCCAGCTCGGCGATGGCCGGGCGATCATGCTGGGCGAAACCGAAGGCGGGCTCGAGGTGCAACTGAAGGGCGCGGGCCGCACGCCCTACTCGCGCGGCGGCGACGGCCGCGCGGTGTTGCGCTCCAGCATCCGCGAATTCCTCTGCAGCGAGGCCATGCACGGCCTTGGCATCCCGACCACCCGCGCGCTCAGCGTGACCGGCTCCGACGCCCGCGTGTACCGCGAAGAGCCCGAGAGCGCCGCGGTCGTTGCCCGCGTGGCGCCGAGCTTCATCCGCTTCGGCCACTTCGAGCACTTCGCAGCCAATCAGCGCGAAGACGAGCTGCGCGCCCTCACCGATTACGTCATCGACCGCTACTACCCGGCCTGCCGCACCACCGACCGCTTCAACGGCAACGCGTACGCCGCCTTCCTCGAAGCCGTGAGCGAGCGCACCGCCGCCCTGCTCGCCCAATGGCAGGCCGTGGGCTTCTGCCACGGCGTGATGAACACCGACAACATGAGCATCCTCGGGCTCACCATCGATTACGGGCCGTTTCAGTTCCTCGACGGCTTCGATCCGCGCCACATCTGCAATCACAGCGATACCAGCGGCCGCTACGCCTTCAACCAGCAGCCGAACGTGGCGTACTGGAACCTCTTTTGCCTCGCGCAGGCGCTGCTGCCGCTGATCGGCGACCAGGAAGTCGCCGTCGCCGCGCTGGAGTCGTACAAGACAGTGTTCCCGAACGCCTTCGAGGCCCGCATGCGCGCCAAGCTCGGCCTCGCCGATGCGGCCGAGGCCGACCGCGCGCTGATCGAAGGCGTGCTCAAGCTGCTGGCGGCGGGCAAGGTCGACTACACGATCTTCTGGCGCCGCCTCTCGCAGTACATGGCCGACGGCAACGCGGAGCCGGTGCGCGACCTGTTCCTGGACCGCGCGGGCTTCGACGCCTGGCTGCTCTCATTTTCAGAGCGCCATGCGCAGTCGGTGCGTTCGGAAGCCGCCGATCTGATGCTTCAATTGAACCCGAAATACGTGCTGCGGAACCACCTGGGCCAGCAAGCCATCGAAGCGGCTGCACAAAAAGACTTCTCGGGTGTGGCAACCTTGCTCACGCTGCTCGAAACCCCATTTGAAGAACACTCCGGTGCCGACGCATACGCCGGCTTCCCGCCCGACTGGGCTTCCACGATTGAAATCAGCTGCTCATCATGA
- a CDS encoding branched-chain amino acid ABC transporter permease, whose amino-acid sequence MNVEFFVISLLNGVSYGLLLFMLSSGLTLIFSMMGVLNFAHASFYMLGAYIAYTLSNIIGFWPALFIAPLLVGMLGAAFERYSLRRVHKFGHVPELLVTFGLSYLILELVQLAWGRSTVPYGLPTQLQGPLFSLYGTQFPKSRSFIMLVAVLMLISVWLLLTRTRIGLVIQAALKHPDMVEALGHNVPRVFMLVFGGGAALAGLAGVVGGNTYVTEPAMAASVGSIIFVVVVVGGMGSLAGAFLASLLIGIIQTFAVAMDQSLATGLRAIGVAVTDQTFGYELLKLTISQVAPILPYLFLVLILIFRPKGLLGKRED is encoded by the coding sequence ATGAACGTCGAATTCTTCGTCATCTCGCTGCTCAACGGCGTCAGCTACGGCTTGCTGTTGTTCATGCTGAGCTCTGGCCTTACGCTGATCTTCAGCATGATGGGCGTGCTCAACTTCGCGCACGCCAGCTTCTACATGCTCGGCGCCTACATCGCCTACACGCTGTCGAACATCATCGGCTTCTGGCCGGCGCTGTTCATCGCGCCGCTGCTGGTGGGCATGCTGGGCGCAGCGTTCGAGCGCTACAGCCTGCGGCGAGTCCACAAGTTCGGCCACGTGCCCGAGCTCTTGGTGACCTTCGGCCTGTCGTACCTCATCCTCGAACTGGTGCAGCTGGCCTGGGGCCGCTCCACCGTGCCTTACGGCCTGCCTACGCAACTGCAAGGGCCGCTGTTCTCGCTCTACGGCACGCAGTTCCCGAAGTCGCGCTCCTTCATCATGCTGGTGGCGGTGCTGATGCTCATCTCGGTGTGGCTGCTGCTCACGCGCACGCGCATCGGCCTGGTGATCCAGGCGGCGCTCAAGCACCCCGACATGGTCGAGGCGCTGGGCCACAACGTGCCGCGCGTGTTCATGCTGGTGTTCGGCGGCGGTGCCGCGCTCGCGGGCCTCGCGGGCGTGGTCGGCGGCAACACCTACGTCACCGAGCCCGCGATGGCGGCCTCGGTCGGCTCGATCATCTTCGTGGTGGTGGTGGTCGGCGGCATGGGCTCGCTGGCCGGTGCGTTCCTCGCGTCGCTGCTGATCGGCATCATCCAGACCTTCGCGGTCGCCATGGACCAGTCGCTGGCCACGGGCCTGCGCGCCATCGGCGTGGCGGTGACCGACCAGACCTTCGGCTACGAGCTCCTCAAGCTCACGATCTCGCAGGTCGCGCCGATCCTGCCGTACCTGTTCCTGGTGCTGATCCTCATCTTCCGGCCCAAGGGTCTTCTGGGCAAACGGGAGGACTGA
- a CDS encoding carboxylesterase/lipase family protein — MNTETTENQDPTRQTAAGAVARAMAVTACIALSACGGGSDSGFTFTPIVPVAPPPPAAPPPAADGPMVRQTTAGKIEGVDDSARTGTLFWKGVPFAQPPVGALRWAPPADPKSWEGVRAATKFGRSCAQGGRYFSPAPNDAPFGLAVREGFGKPVGDEDCLTLNIWRPAGNAAKLPVIVYIYGGSNISGYSADPGYDGAQLAKRGDAVVVTINYRVGVLGWLDLPQLKTGEAKNDSGNFALLDQMQALKFIQANIGAFGGDAGNVTVMGQSAGAVNTWGLVVSNASAGLLHKAVPLSGGMAFSTRATAQTYSKALLNAIAIAEGKATDAASANTWVGSQTDAQIATYLRGLSADRLLTIVLEAAKPGNLLASPPLGNAPAPIEDGAILPVNSLAEVNAGRFNKMPMLIGNTRDEGALFANLFGTFTGQGLGFKPTDYERFGLQYNFNPDAAVTLTEADLINAPYLPVDKPLNGWKAASDFATNAIFLNGLPAQIDSVAKYMPTKTWYYRFDWSQQVAPFNTVYGATHGLDTAFMFHNFGTSIFSFSFGEANRPGREALSDAMVGSLAAFSRTGDPNHAGLGVAWPNWPRKIVLDASKTQLQNSAP; from the coding sequence ATGAATACAGAGACAACGGAAAACCAGGACCCGACCAGGCAAACGGCGGCAGGCGCAGTAGCGCGCGCCATGGCCGTGACGGCGTGCATTGCGCTGTCCGCCTGCGGCGGCGGCTCGGATTCCGGCTTTACCTTCACACCGATCGTTCCGGTGGCGCCCCCGCCGCCGGCTGCACCGCCCCCGGCCGCCGACGGCCCCATGGTTCGCCAGACCACCGCCGGCAAGATCGAAGGCGTGGACGACAGTGCCAGGACGGGCACCTTGTTCTGGAAGGGCGTTCCGTTCGCGCAGCCGCCGGTCGGTGCCCTGCGCTGGGCGCCGCCCGCCGACCCGAAGTCCTGGGAGGGCGTGCGCGCCGCGACGAAGTTCGGCCGCAGCTGCGCCCAGGGCGGACGCTATTTCAGCCCCGCGCCCAACGACGCGCCCTTCGGTCTTGCCGTGCGCGAAGGCTTCGGCAAGCCGGTGGGCGACGAAGACTGCCTCACGCTCAACATCTGGCGCCCAGCCGGCAACGCCGCCAAGCTGCCCGTGATCGTCTATATCTACGGCGGCAGCAACATCTCTGGCTACTCGGCCGATCCGGGCTACGACGGTGCCCAACTCGCCAAGCGCGGCGACGCCGTCGTCGTGACGATCAACTACCGCGTGGGCGTGCTCGGCTGGCTCGACCTGCCGCAACTGAAAACCGGCGAAGCGAAGAACGACTCGGGCAACTTCGCGCTGCTCGACCAGATGCAGGCGCTGAAGTTCATCCAGGCCAACATCGGTGCCTTTGGCGGCGACGCAGGCAACGTCACGGTGATGGGGCAGTCGGCGGGCGCGGTCAACACCTGGGGGCTGGTGGTCTCGAATGCGTCGGCCGGGCTGCTGCACAAGGCGGTGCCGCTGAGCGGCGGCATGGCCTTCTCAACGCGTGCCACCGCACAGACCTATTCGAAGGCGCTACTCAACGCGATCGCCATCGCCGAGGGCAAGGCTACCGACGCCGCCTCGGCCAATACCTGGGTGGGCTCGCAGACCGACGCGCAGATCGCTACCTACCTGCGCGGCCTCTCGGCGGACCGGCTACTGACCATCGTGCTCGAGGCCGCGAAGCCGGGCAACCTGCTTGCGAGCCCGCCGCTGGGCAACGCGCCGGCCCCGATCGAGGACGGCGCGATCCTGCCGGTGAACTCGCTCGCCGAGGTGAATGCCGGCAGGTTCAACAAGATGCCGATGCTGATCGGCAACACGCGCGACGAAGGCGCGCTGTTCGCCAACCTGTTCGGCACCTTCACGGGGCAGGGCCTGGGCTTCAAGCCCACCGATTACGAGCGCTTCGGCCTGCAATACAACTTCAACCCCGACGCAGCGGTGACGCTCACCGAGGCCGACCTGATCAACGCGCCCTACCTGCCGGTAGACAAGCCGCTGAACGGCTGGAAGGCGGCATCGGATTTCGCCACCAACGCGATCTTCCTCAATGGCCTGCCCGCGCAGATCGATTCCGTGGCCAAGTACATGCCGACCAAGACCTGGTACTACCGCTTCGACTGGAGCCAGCAGGTGGCGCCGTTCAACACCGTCTATGGCGCCACGCACGGGCTGGACACGGCCTTCATGTTCCACAACTTCGGCACCAGCATCTTCTCGTTCTCCTTCGGCGAGGCGAATCGGCCGGGACGCGAGGCGCTGTCGGATGCGATGGTGGGCAGCCTCGCCGCGTTCTCGCGCACCGGCGATCCGAACCATGCGGGCCTGGGCGTTGCCTGGCCCAACTGGCCACGCAAGATCGTGCTCGATGCCAGCAAGACGCAATTGCAGAACAGCGCGCCTTGA
- a CDS encoding 3-(methylthio)propionyl-CoA ligase yields MLGLMQDQPLLISSLIEFVERHNGDGEIVSRRVEGDIHRTTWGGIASRARQVANALDGELLLFSDRIATLAWNGYRHLELYYGVSGSGRVLHTINPRLHPDQIAWIANHAEDQILCFDLTFLPLVQAVHAKCPTIRKWIALCDADKLPADSGIPNLVSYESWMGAQPTDYEWPSFDENSASSMCYTSGTTGNPKAALYSHRSTMLHAYAAALPDVMRLSARDSVLPVVPMFHVNAWGIPYSAALVGCKLVFPGPALDGKSVFELIESEGVTFAAGVPTVWQMMLGHMQAGDLKFSKLNRTVIGGSACPPAMITAFQQKFNVEVLHAWGMTEMSPLGTLCTLKNKHESLSPEAQLQIRMKQGRAIFGVDMKIVDGDGNELPWDGKAYGDLLVKGPWIVKEYFKGEGGDPLIPDAQGRGWFPTGDVATIDAEGYLQITDRSKDVIKSGGEWISSIEIENIAVAHPAVAMAACIGVFHPKWDERPIIAVMKKPGAEVTREELLKFYEGKTAKWQIPDDVVFVEAIPIGATGKILKTKLRELLKDYKLPTL; encoded by the coding sequence ATGCTGGGTTTGATGCAAGACCAACCGCTTTTGATCTCGTCGCTGATCGAGTTCGTCGAGCGCCACAACGGCGATGGCGAGATCGTCTCGCGCCGTGTCGAAGGCGATATTCACCGCACCACCTGGGGCGGGATCGCATCGCGTGCCCGGCAGGTGGCCAATGCGCTCGACGGCGAGCTGCTGCTCTTCAGCGACCGCATCGCCACCCTGGCCTGGAACGGCTATCGGCACCTGGAGCTGTACTACGGCGTGAGCGGCAGCGGCCGCGTGCTGCACACCATCAACCCGCGCCTGCACCCCGACCAGATCGCCTGGATCGCCAACCACGCCGAAGACCAGATCCTGTGCTTCGACCTCACGTTCCTGCCGCTGGTTCAGGCCGTGCATGCCAAGTGCCCCACGATCCGGAAATGGATTGCGCTTTGTGATGCCGACAAGCTCCCGGCCGACAGCGGCATTCCCAATCTGGTGAGCTACGAAAGCTGGATGGGTGCGCAGCCGACCGACTACGAATGGCCCAGCTTCGACGAGAACTCCGCCTCGAGCATGTGCTACACGAGCGGCACCACGGGCAACCCGAAGGCCGCGCTCTACAGCCACCGCTCGACCATGCTGCACGCGTACGCGGCGGCCCTGCCCGACGTGATGCGCCTGTCGGCGCGCGACTCGGTCCTGCCGGTGGTGCCGATGTTCCACGTCAACGCCTGGGGCATTCCGTACTCGGCGGCGCTGGTGGGCTGCAAGCTCGTGTTCCCCGGTCCGGCGCTCGATGGCAAGTCGGTGTTCGAGCTGATCGAGTCCGAAGGCGTGACCTTCGCGGCCGGCGTGCCCACCGTGTGGCAGATGATGCTCGGCCACATGCAGGCGGGCGACCTGAAATTCAGCAAGCTCAACCGCACCGTCATCGGCGGCTCGGCGTGCCCGCCGGCCATGATCACGGCGTTCCAGCAGAAGTTCAACGTGGAGGTGCTGCACGCCTGGGGCATGACCGAGATGAGCCCGCTGGGCACGCTCTGCACGCTCAAGAACAAGCACGAGTCGCTGTCGCCCGAGGCGCAGCTGCAGATCCGCATGAAGCAGGGCCGCGCGATCTTCGGCGTGGACATGAAGATCGTCGACGGCGACGGCAACGAGCTGCCCTGGGACGGCAAGGCCTACGGCGACCTGCTGGTCAAGGGACCGTGGATCGTCAAGGAGTACTTCAAGGGCGAGGGCGGCGATCCGCTCATTCCCGATGCACAGGGCCGCGGCTGGTTCCCCACCGGCGACGTCGCCACCATCGACGCCGAGGGCTACCTGCAGATCACCGACCGCAGCAAGGACGTGATCAAGTCCGGCGGCGAGTGGATCAGCTCCATCGAAATCGAAAACATCGCGGTCGCGCATCCGGCCGTGGCCATGGCCGCCTGCATCGGCGTGTTCCATCCGAAGTGGGACGAGCGGCCGATCATCGCCGTGATGAAGAAGCCCGGCGCCGAAGTCACGCGCGAGGAACTGCTCAAGTTCTACGAAGGCAAGACCGCCAAGTGGCAGATCCCCGACGACGTGGTCTTCGTCGAGGCCATTCCGATCGGCGCCACCGGAAAGATCCTGAAAACGAAGCTGCGCGAACTGCTCAAGGACTACAAGCTGCCCACGCTCTGA
- a CDS encoding branched-chain amino acid ABC transporter substrate-binding protein — translation MQFALKSVAACAMLVSVTAAFAQKGETVKIAWLDPLSGLMAAVGTNQLKTTQFLAEEFNKKNASGVKFEIIAIDNKLSPQETTAALRSAQDQGARYITQGNGSGPALAIIDAIEKNNARNPGKELLYLNYAAVDPDLTNSKCSYWHFRLDADTSMKMEALTTWMKDQTDIKKVYILGQNYAHGVQVSKFAKEDLKVKRPDIQIVGDDLHPLAQVRDFSPYIAKIKASGADTVITGNWGSDLSLLIKAANDSGLDVKFLTYYAPGAGTPTAMGATSAGKVYTVAYAHYNMGGEIQKLLAGYKKKMNDDLTQSSIYHTFALLDAAFVQTKSTDPVKVAAALEGMKIKSFNGEVEMRKADHQLQQGLYISRWEKASAKYPYDAENTGYTNVPVKYYESYVASTPTTCQMKRP, via the coding sequence ATGCAATTTGCTCTCAAGTCAGTCGCTGCTTGTGCCATGTTGGTGAGCGTGACCGCCGCCTTCGCCCAGAAGGGGGAAACGGTCAAGATCGCCTGGCTCGATCCGCTGTCGGGGCTGATGGCCGCCGTGGGCACCAACCAGCTCAAGACGACGCAGTTCCTGGCCGAAGAGTTCAACAAGAAGAACGCGTCGGGCGTGAAGTTCGAGATCATCGCCATCGACAACAAGCTGAGCCCGCAGGAAACCACCGCCGCGCTGCGCTCGGCGCAGGACCAGGGTGCGCGCTACATCACCCAGGGCAACGGCTCGGGCCCGGCGCTGGCGATCATCGATGCCATCGAGAAGAACAACGCGCGCAATCCGGGCAAGGAACTGCTCTACCTGAACTACGCGGCGGTCGACCCCGACCTCACCAACAGCAAGTGCAGCTATTGGCACTTTCGCCTCGATGCCGACACCTCCATGAAGATGGAGGCGCTGACCACCTGGATGAAGGACCAGACCGACATCAAGAAGGTCTACATCCTCGGGCAGAACTACGCGCACGGCGTGCAGGTGTCGAAGTTCGCCAAGGAAGACCTGAAGGTCAAGCGCCCCGACATCCAGATCGTGGGCGACGACCTGCATCCGCTCGCGCAGGTGCGCGACTTCTCGCCCTACATCGCCAAGATCAAGGCTTCGGGCGCGGACACGGTCATCACCGGCAACTGGGGTTCCGACCTCTCGCTGCTCATCAAGGCGGCGAACGACTCGGGGCTGGACGTCAAGTTCCTGACGTATTACGCACCGGGCGCCGGCACGCCAACGGCCATGGGCGCCACCTCGGCAGGCAAGGTCTACACCGTGGCCTATGCCCACTACAACATGGGCGGCGAGATCCAGAAGCTGCTCGCCGGCTACAAGAAGAAGATGAACGACGACCTCACGCAGTCGTCGATCTATCACACGTTCGCGTTGCTCGATGCGGCCTTCGTGCAGACCAAGTCGACCGATCCGGTCAAGGTCGCGGCCGCGCTGGAGGGCATGAAGATCAAGAGCTTCAACGGCGAGGTCGAGATGCGCAAGGCCGACCACCAGTTGCAGCAGGGCCTGTACATCTCGCGCTGGGAGAAGGCGAGCGCCAAGTACCCCTACGACGCCGAGAACACCGGCTACACGAACGTCCCCGTGAAGTACTACGAGTCGTATGTGGCGAGCACGCCGACGACCTGCCAGATGAAGCGCCCCTAG
- a CDS encoding septation protein A produces the protein MKLILDFFPILLFFGAYKLADIYTATGVLMAATVVQMAVIYAMERKLQAMQKATLVLILLFGTLTLVLHDDRFIKWKPTVLYGAMAIALAVALWALKKNFLKMLLGSQLELPDRIWGRLNVAWIGYCLFMALINGYVAAYFTTEAWVNFKLWGYVFPIVFLVAQGLYIAPHLKEDKPTA, from the coding sequence ATGAAACTGATCCTCGACTTCTTCCCGATCCTGCTGTTCTTCGGCGCCTACAAGCTTGCCGACATCTACACCGCCACCGGCGTGCTGATGGCCGCCACCGTGGTGCAGATGGCCGTCATCTATGCGATGGAGCGCAAGCTCCAGGCGATGCAGAAGGCCACGCTGGTGCTGATCCTTCTGTTCGGCACGCTCACGCTGGTGCTGCACGACGACCGCTTCATCAAGTGGAAGCCCACCGTGCTCTACGGCGCGATGGCGATCGCGCTGGCCGTGGCGCTCTGGGCGCTGAAGAAGAACTTTTTGAAGATGCTGCTGGGCTCCCAGCTCGAACTGCCCGATCGCATCTGGGGTCGCCTGAACGTCGCGTGGATCGGCTACTGCCTCTTCATGGCGCTCATCAACGGCTACGTGGCGGCCTATTTCACCACCGAGGCCTGGGTCAACTTCAAGCTCTGGGGCTATGTGTTCCCGATCGTCTTCCTGGTGGCGCAGGGCCTGTACATCGCGCCGCACCTGAAAGAAGACAAGCCGACCGCATGA
- a CDS encoding AraC family transcriptional regulator, with translation MPHAQRRPQRRPDGPRQQPELRTSSAAWLEGVLSMFESEGLDVPSLLREAGFDPDSLHRQNARVPVDEISVLWQLAVARAGKPTLGLHRDLAATHSKLGTVGHAMSCSADLGAALTLLTRYMAVISDATAFSMQPEPRGCWLVMAHTGGSLPIPRQRVEYALLTGLMQYQWLTRRAIEPLAMEFVYPSPADDRLHREAFGCPIRYNAPANRMLLAATDMAMPLPTYHPTLGEMQEHLLDDQLNLLGQTTTSTLVCAEIARRLPHGEPRRQDVAAGLGLAERTLQRRLQEESVSFQSLLDRTRRELAQQYLAEDRHTLTDVADMLGFVDSSNFFRACKRWFGLPPAQYRARIWDTPALAH, from the coding sequence ATGCCGCATGCCCAGCGCCGCCCGCAACGCCGGCCGGACGGCCCCCGGCAGCAACCGGAACTGCGGACCAGCTCAGCCGCCTGGCTCGAAGGCGTGCTCTCGATGTTCGAGTCCGAGGGTCTGGACGTGCCCTCGCTGCTGCGCGAGGCGGGCTTCGATCCCGACTCCCTGCACCGGCAGAACGCGCGCGTGCCGGTCGACGAAATCTCCGTGCTCTGGCAACTGGCGGTGGCGCGCGCCGGCAAGCCCACGCTGGGCCTGCACCGCGACCTGGCCGCCACGCACAGCAAGCTGGGCACGGTCGGCCACGCCATGTCATGCAGCGCCGACCTGGGTGCGGCGCTGACGCTGCTCACGCGATACATGGCGGTGATCTCGGATGCGACCGCCTTCTCGATGCAGCCAGAGCCACGCGGCTGCTGGCTGGTGATGGCGCACACGGGCGGCAGCCTGCCCATTCCACGCCAGCGCGTCGAATACGCGCTGCTGACCGGGCTCATGCAATACCAGTGGCTCACGCGCCGTGCAATCGAGCCGCTGGCCATGGAATTCGTCTACCCGTCCCCGGCCGACGACCGGCTGCACCGCGAGGCCTTCGGCTGCCCGATCCGCTACAACGCGCCCGCCAACCGCATGCTGCTGGCAGCGACCGACATGGCCATGCCGCTGCCCACCTACCACCCGACGCTCGGCGAAATGCAGGAGCACCTGCTGGACGACCAACTCAACCTGCTGGGCCAGACCACCACCAGCACCCTGGTGTGCGCAGAAATCGCGCGCCGGCTGCCGCATGGCGAGCCGCGCCGGCAGGACGTGGCCGCGGGCCTCGGCCTCGCGGAGCGCACGCTGCAGCGGCGGCTGCAGGAGGAGTCGGTGTCGTTCCAGTCGCTGCTCGACCGCACTCGCCGCGAGTTGGCGCAGCAGTACCTGGCGGAAGACCGCCACACCCTTACCGACGTCGCGGACATGCTCGGATTCGTCGACAGCAGCAACTTCTTCCGGGCCTGCAAGCGCTGGTTCGGCCTGCCGCCCGCGCAATACCGGGCGCGGATCTGGGACACGCCCGCGCTGGCCCACTGA
- a CDS encoding BolA family protein, whose amino-acid sequence MTSTTTPLPTPAALEAALREALAPTQLEVIDESAAHAGHTGANAEGYGTHFRVRIASPLFEGKPRVARHRLVYDALQVFIAQGLHAIAIEVL is encoded by the coding sequence ATGACGAGCACGACCACTCCCCTGCCGACGCCGGCCGCGCTCGAAGCGGCATTGCGCGAAGCACTGGCTCCCACGCAGCTCGAAGTGATCGACGAAAGCGCCGCGCACGCAGGCCACACGGGCGCCAATGCGGAGGGCTACGGCACGCATTTCCGGGTGCGCATCGCCTCCCCGCTCTTCGAGGGGAAGCCTCGCGTGGCGCGACATCGCCTTGTGTATGATGCCCTCCAAGTTTTTATCGCACAGGGTCTGCACGCCATCGCCATCGAGGTGCTCTGA